The DNA window CGCGGCGGGCGGGCGCGACCCCGACGGGCGCCGACGCCGGGAGCGACCGCGACGGCGGTGCCGCGGCCCGCACCACCGTGCCGTCGTCGACGACGCGGGCACCCCACGGCGCCAGGTGCTCCGACAGTTCGGACGTCGGCGGGTTGTAGTGACTCAGGTGCACGGCGACCACGTCGGTGCCGGCGACGACGGCGTCGGCCTCGCGCAGCGCCGCCAGGGTCCGCGGGAACGTCGTCAGGTCGTGGTGTCCGGCACCGAGATCGGTGCGGGCGCCGAACGTCTCCTCGAGGAACACCGCGTCGTACCGTGCGCCGCGGACGTCGGCGAGGGTGCGCGGCGGCAGCGGACCGGTGTCGGTGGCCCACAGCAGACGGCCGCCGTCGGCCGCGGCGACGTCGTACAGCACGCTGTCGCCGTCGCGGACCGCGGTGTGCGCGGCCTCCAGCACCCGGACGGTGTAGTCGTCCAACGCGATTCGGTCACCCGGGGCGACCGGGACGAACCGCACCGGGGCGTCGGGCGCCACCCAGTCACGGCACTGGTCGAGGGCCTCGGGCGGGCCCAGCACGTCGAGCGGCCGGTCGCCCTGCACCCAGGACCGGTACAGCAGCGCGGCCGGACCGACGTGATCGGGGTGCGCATGGGTGAACAGGATGTACCGGACCCGGTCGAGCGGGCGCCCGGCACGGACCGCGGCGCGCGGGACCTCGGGGCCGCAGTCGAGCAGCAGCACGTCGTCCACCAACGCCGCCGTCTGCCCGCGGACCTCGCCGCGCGCGGCGGCGGTGCGGCACGACGCGCATGTGCAGAAAGGATTGGGCCAGCCGTCGGCACTGCCGGTGCCCAGCAGGACTACCTCGATGACCCGTCCCCTCCCGTGCGCGCCCGGCCGAATGTCACATACGTTCAGTTCGACTGAACGCATGTGACATTCGGCCACACAATCGTCAGCGCAGCGCCTGCGCCAGATCCTCGAGCAGGTCCTCGGGATCCTCGAGTCCCACCGACAGTCGCACGACGCCGTCGGACAGCCCGATCGCCGCGCGCCCCTCCGGTCCCATCGCGCGGTGCGTGGTGGTGGCCGGATGGGTGATGAGCGACTTGGAGTCACCGAGATTGTTCGAGATGTCCACGATGCGAAGCTTGTTCAGCAGTTCGAACGCGCGCTTCTTGGCAGCGTCCTCTCCGCCTCCCGGCGGAGTTCCCAGTTCGAACGTGACGACCGTGCCGCCGCCGCTCATCTGCGACGTCGCCAGCTCGTACTGCGGATGCGACTCGAGGAACGGGTACTTGACCCAGCGCACCGACGCCTCGGACTCGAGGAACTGCGCGATCCGCAGCGCGCTGTCCACCGAGTGGCCCACACGCAGCGGCATCGTCTCGAGGCCCTTGAGGAGGGTGTGCGCGTTGAACGGGCTCAGCGCCGGGCCGGTGTGCCGGATCAGCTGCTGCACCGGGCCGTCGATGTAGTCCTGCGGGCCCAGGATCGCACCGCCGAGGACGCGGCCCTGCCCGTCGATGTGCTTGGTGCCCGAGTACACGATGACGTCGGCGCCCAGGTCCAGGCTGCGCTGCAGCAGCGGGGTGGCGAAGACGTTGTCGAGCACCACCTTGGCGCCGGCGGCGTGCGCCATCTCCGACACCCTGCGGACGTCGACGAGGGTCTGCATGGGGTTGGACGGGGTCTCGAAGAACACGGCCGTGGTCGGCACCGACAGCGCCTGCTCCCACTGGTCGAGGTCCTCGCCGTCGACGAACACGGTCTCGACGCCCCAGCGCGGCAGGATCTCGTTGCACACCACGAAGCACGAGCCGAACAGGCTGCGGGCCGCGACCAGCCGGTCGCCCTGGCCGAGCAGCGCAGCGAGCGCGGTGAACACCGCGGACATGCCCGACGCGGTGGCGTAGCAGCCCTCGGCGCCGTCGAGCAGGCGCAGCCGCTCCTCGAACATCTTCACGGTGGGGTTGCCGTAGCGGGAGTAGACGAAGTGGTCGACCTCGCCGGTGAACGCCTGTTCGGCGGCCTCGGCGGACTCGTACACGAATCCGGAGTTGAGGTAGATCGCCTCCGACGTCTCCTCGAAACCGGAGCGTAGCGTGCCGCCGCGGACGCCCAGCGTCGCCGGACGAACCGAGTCGGGAAGCTGCTTACGGAAGGACCCGCCCTGCGGGATGGCGCTCACGACTGCGTCCAGGGCAGGCCCGCGGCCCGCCAGCCGGAGGTGCCGCGGCGACCGTCGGCGCCCAGTCCGCCCTCGAATCCGTCGAGCACGTTGTAGGCGGGGCCGATGCCGGCGGCGGTCGCGGCGTCGGCCGCAGCGATCGAGCGCACGCCGGAACGACACAGGAAGATCACCGGCCGCGACGCCTCGTCATCCTCGGCACCGCCGACGATGCCGGCCTCGACGAGCTGGTCGACGAAGGACTCGTTGCGCGCACCCGTGGGGTAGCTCACCCATTCGATGAGCACGGTCCGGCGGTCGATGGACGACGTGTCGGGCACCCCGACGTATCGCCATTCCGCGTCGGTCCGCACATCCACGAGCACGGCTTCCGGATGCTCGCGCAGCAGCTCCCAGGCTTGCTGCGGCGTTATGTCACCTGCGTAGCTCACCGCACCAGCTTTTCACAGCACCGAACGGGGCGTACCACGCGGATGCCGGAGAATCCGAGAACCTCGCGCCCGGGCGCGTCCGGGCGCGTGTCCCCGCGTCAGTCGCAGACGAGCCAGCGGTCGTCGCCCCGCACGAAGCGCCACGTCGCCGTCGCCTCACCCTTGCCGTCCTTCGCGTCGATCCGCACGTCGGCGGTGGCCTCGTCACCCTTGACCTGCTCGTTCGTGAGCGACACGACGGTCACTTCGCCCTCGCGTCCGGCCAGCGGCGAGCGGTCCTCGGCGAAGCCGTCGCACACCATCCGGTCCACCGCTCCGGCGTCGTCGTTGTTGCTCGCGCGGACGAAATCGGACGCCGAGGCGTTGAGCTGGTCGGCCTCAGAACGGTTCTCGTCCGCCGGGGAGAGCCACGACGAGACGACAATTCCGATCATCACGATCGCGACTATTGACACGGCGAGGATGAAGGGCTTCGCCGTGGTCCGCGAGGGATCCTCGGGCGGCTCGTGCTGGTCGGTCATACCTGGGATTTTCCCGTGCCCGCCCCGGCCGTCACCACCGGGGTCCCGAACGAACCCGGCCACAAACGGCACTTGTGACCACCCAAACTCGAGCGTGGTACCCCGCGTCACCTCACCCACGGAGCATGGAGTGTCCGCCTCCCGCGGGTTCTAGCATGAAGGCAGGAGACGCCGAGTCCGCAGGACCCGCCGCCTCCACCGTGCGACGGCGAGTTAGGTAGGGCTCAGTTTAAGCTGGAACCCGCACGCTGTCGTCCTTGCAATGCACGTCCGTCCAATCGAAAAGGTAGTTCGCCTCAGATGACTGACCAGACTCGTCCACTGCGCGTGGCCATCGTCGGCGCCGGCCCCGCCGGTATCTACGCCGCCGATGCGCTCATGAAGTCCGACACCGAGGTGAGCATCGACCTGTTCGAGCGGATGCCGGCACCGTTCGGCCTCATCCGATACGGCGTCGCCCCCGACCACCCGCGGATCAAGGGCATCATCACCGCGCTGCACAAGGTCCTGGACAAGGACTCGGTGCGTCTGCTCGGCAACATCGACTACGGCGCCGACATCACTCTCGAGGACCTGCGGCGCTTCTACGACGCCGTCATCTTCTCGACCGGCGCCAACGCCGACCGCGCGCTGAACATCCCGGGCATCGACCTGGACGGCTCGTACGGCGCCGCGGACTTCGTGTCCTGGTACGACGGGCACCCCGACGTGCCGCGCACGTGGCCGCTCGACGCCGAGAAGGTCGCCGTCCTGGGCGTCGGCAACGTCGCGCTCGACATCGCGCGCGTGCTCGCCAAGACCGGCGACGAGCTGCTGCCCACCGAGATCCCCGCAAACGTGTACGAGGGCCTGAAGAACAACAAGGCCGTCGAGGTCCACGTGTTCGGTCGCCGCGGTCCCGCGCAGGCCAAGTTCACGCCGCTCGAGCTGCGCGAGCTCGACCACTCCCCGACCATCGAGGTCATCGTCGACCCCGAGGACATCGACTACGACGAGGGCTCCGAGGCCGCGCGCCGCGCCTCCAAGCAGGTCGACATGGTCGCCAACACGATCCAGGACTGGGCCATCCGCGACCAGGGCGACCGCCCGCACAAGCTGTTCCTGCACTTCTTCGAGTCACCGCACGAGGTGCTCGGCAAGGACGGCAAGGTCGTGGGGTTGCGCACCGAGCGCACCGAGCTCGACGGCACCGGCAACGTCCGCGGCACCGGCAAGTTCAACGACTGGGACGTGCAGGCCGTCTACCGCGCGGTCGGCTACCTGTCGCAGAACATCCCGTCGATCCCGTTCGACGACCAGGCCGGCACCGTTCCCAACGAGGCCGGACGGGTCATCGGCGAGGACGGCAAGCACATCGACGCCACGTACGTCACCGGCTGGATCAAGCGCGGCCCCGTCGGCCTCATCGGCCACACCAAGGGCGACGCCAACGAGACCATCGCGTGCCTGCTCGAGGACGCCCCGAACTTCGCGGGGGCCACGGAGCCGGGCGAGGACGCGATCATCGAGTTCCTCGAGGGCAAGGGCGTCCCCTACACCACGTGGCAGGGCTGGTACCGCCTCGACGCCCACGAGCGTTCCCTCGGCGAGCCCGAGGGCCGCGAGCGCGTCAAGGTCGTCGAGCGCGAGGACATGCTCCGCGCCAGCGAGCCGCACAAGGCCTGACTTTCCGGGCCCCAGCTGAAGGGTCCCTTCGTGCGCTGTCAGCGTACGAAGGGACCCTTCAGCTCTTCGCGGGGCATGATGAACAGGTGTTTGACGCGCACGTGCACATCATCGACCCGCGGTTCCCGCTGGTGGAGAACAACGGCTACCTGCCCGATCCGTTCACGATCGACGACTACCGCGCCCGGATGGCGGGGTTCGGGGTGGACGGCGGGGCGGTGGTGACCGCGTCGTACCAGGGCACCCTGGGCCGCCCGCAACTGCTCGCGGCGCTGCGCGAGCTCGGCGAGGGCTGGGTGGGCGTCACCCACCTGGACCCCGACGCGACCGACGACGACATCGTCGAACTGGACCGGGCCGGGGTGCGCGGGATCCGGTTCAATCTGCGGCGCAGCGCCACCGACGTACAGATCCTCACGACGCAGGCGCTGCGCGCGTACGACCTGGTGGGCTGGCACGCCGAGTTCTACGTGGACGCGACGCTGCTGCTCTCGCTCGAGCCGGTGTTCGCGAAGCTGCCGGCCGTCAGCATCGACCACCTGGGGATGTCGACGCGCGGGCTGCGCTACCTGCTCAACCTCGTCGACCGCGGCGCCAAGGTGAAGGCGACCGGGTTCGGGCGCACCTCCATCGACGACGTCGGCAGCGTCATCCGGCAGATCCACGCGGTCAACCCGAAGGCGCTGATGTTCGGCACCGACCTGCCCGGCAGCCGGGCCCGACGCGCCTTCGAGGCCGCCGACGTGGACATCATCGCCGACGCCGTCGGCGACGACCTGGACGCGGTACTCGGCGGCAACGCCCGCGAGTGGTACCGCTGCCCGGCCTGAGCCGTCAGAGCGCCACCGCCGCGCCCAGCCACAGCGCCACCGCGAGCAGCGCCCCGAACAGTTCGACGAGGATCGACAGACCGACGGCCTTGGTGGCGTGCACGGTCGAGGCCCACGCGTCCCGGTGGGTGCGCCGGCGGGCCGCCTCGGCGAGGTAGGTCCCGAGCAGGAAACCGAGCAGCAGTCCGACGACCGGGACCACAAAGAATCCGACGATCCCCAGCAGTCCGCCGAACACCACCGAGCGGCCCGGAACCCCGGCGTCGCGCATCCGCCGCCCCGGCCACGCGTACTTGACCACGCCGGCCGCGACCAGCAGCAGCGTCGCGACCGCGAACACCACCCACCCGGCGGGGCTGGCATCCAGGATCGCCCACACCAGTAGCGCGGCCAGGATCAGCAGCGTGCCCGGCAGAACCGGCACGACGATGCCGACCAGCCCGACCAGCATCACCAGGCCGAGGAGAACCTCGACTCCGGTGCTCACGTCACTCCGGTACGACGACGCGCACCCGCGCGGCGGCCTCGCGGGCACGCTCGCGGGCGGTCTCGACGTCGGGGCCGGTCGACACCGCGACGCCCATCCGGCGCCGGGCGAACGCCTCCGGCTTGCCGAACAGCCGCAGATCGGTCTCCGGCACCGCCAGCGCGTCGGCGACACCCTCGAACGCGACGCCGACGGCCTCGGTGCCGCCGTAGATCACCGCCGACGCGCCGGGTGCGGCGAGCGTGGTGTCGACCGGCAGGCCGAGGATCGCGCGGGCGTGCAGTTCGAACTCCGAGAGCCGCTGCGAGCGCAGCGTCACCAGCCCGGTGTCGTGCGGGCGGGGGCTCACCTCGGAGAAGTACACGTCGTCGCCCTTGACGAACAGTTCGACGCCGAAGATGCCGCGGCCGCCGAGCGCGGTGGTGACCTTCTCCGCGACCTCGCGCGCGGCGGCGAGCGCGGCCGGGGTCATCGCCTGCGGCTGCCACGACTCGATGTAGTCGCCGGCGTCCTGCAGGTGCCCGATCGGTTCGCAGAAGTGCGTGCCGTCCACCGCGCGCACGGTGAGCTGGGTGATCTCGTAGTCGAAGTCGACGAAGCCCTCCACGATCACGCGCCCTTTGTTCACGCGGCCACCGGAAAGCGCGTAGTCCCATGAGGTTTCGAGGTCGTCGGCGCTGCGGGCCACGGACTGACCCTTGCCGGACGACGACATCACCGGCTTGATCACGCACGGGAACCCGATCCGCTCGGCGGCCGCACGGACCTCGCCCAGGGAGTCGGCGAACGCGTACGGCGACGTCGGCAGGCCCAGGTCCTCGGCCGCGAGCCGCCGGATCCCCTCCCGGTTCATCGTCAGCTGCGTGGCGCGCGCGGTGGGGATGACGACGGCCAGACCCCGCTCCTCGACCTCGGCGAGCGCCTCGGTCGCGATGGCCTCGATCTCGGGCACCACGAAGTGCGGGCGCTCGTCCTCGACCAGCCGCAGCAGCTGTTCGCGGTCGCCCATGTCGATGGTGTGGGCGCGGTGCGCCACCTGGTGTCCGGGCGCGTCGGCGTAACGGTCGACGGCGATCACCTCGACACCCAGCCGCTGCAGCGCGATGATCACTTCCTTGCCCAGCTCGCCCGAGCCGAGCAGCATCACACGGGTGGCGCTCGGGCTCAGCGGGGTACCGATGCGGGCGGGGACGTCAGCGGGAATCTCGAGGGGCATGGCTCGGACTATAGGCGGTCGGCACTGGGCATACTGTCGCGATGACGCTGGGTCTCGACACTCGCCTGACGCTGCTCGCCGCCGGGCTGATCTTCCTGCTCGCACTGGTCCTCGGGGCGTGGAAGTACCACGGCATGCGCACGTCGCCGGACCACCTCGCCCACCCCTACGTCGACATCGCCCACCGGTCGGCGCTGATGTACGCCTTTGCGACGCTGCTCGTTTCGGTGTTCGTCGAACTGAGCGACTGGGCCGGCGCGGTGAATGCGACGTGCGCCGGAATCCTCGTGTTCTTCTTCGTCGCGGCCATCGGCAGCTACATCGTGCACGGGGCCCGGCGGGACACCACCAACCAGTTCGCGCGCCCCGACGCGGCCCTGCGTGTGTCGATGATCGCACTGACGGTCGGTGAGATCGGGGCGTTCGCGGTGCTGCTCGCCGGGTTCGTGGCCGGGCAGCTGGTCTAGCTGCGGGCCTCGGCACGCGCCAGGAAGTCCAGCACGACCGCGTCGAAGACGTCCGGCCGCTCCGCGGCACACGGATGTCCGGCGTCCGGCACGATCACGAGCTCGGCGCCGGGAATCGAGCGGGCGATCAGTTCGGTGTGCCGGCGCGGGATCGGGTCGCGCTCGCCGACGATCACCAGCGTCGGGACGGCGATCGCGGACAGGTCCGCGGCCGGGATGTGCGGGTGCCGGACCATCAGCTCGAGCAGTTCCCGGCGGCGGGCCAGCCGCTGCGACAGCCGGGCGGCCGGGGCCGCCAGCAGCCAGGCCGCGGTGACCGGCACCCGGAACCGCCGGCCCAGTCCGCGCGGATCCAGGTTGGCGCCGTTGACGATCAGCGAACGCACCCGTTCCGGCCGCCGCAGCGCCAGGGTCAGTGCGGTGTTCCCGCCGTCGCTGTAGCCGAGGACGTGCGCGCTCGGGGCACCGACGGCGTCGAGCACCGCGCACACGTCGTCGGCCAGTCGGGCGAAGTCGAGGGGTCCGTCGCCGCGGGTGGACCGGCCGTGCGCACGGGTGTCGAGGGCGATCACCCGGTACCGCGCGGCGAAGTCCGCCGTCTGGGCCGCGAAGTACCCGAGGTCCTCGCCGTTGCCGTGCAGCAACACCAGCGGCTCCCCGTCGCCGCGCTCCTCGTAGTGCAGCCGCGCACCGGCGGCCTCGACGAATGCCACCGGATCAGCTCGACGGCTGGTGGATCGAGAGCACGTTGCCGTGCGGATCGTGGAACCACGCGACGCGGGTGCCGTCGGGCGCGGTCCAGCCGGCGTGCTCGTCCTGGTCCATCCCCTGGTAGCGCAGGAACTCGACGCCCCGGCTGCGGAGATCGTCCACGGCGGCCGACAGATCCGGTGTGCGCCACCCGAGCACCGTGTACCCCGTCTCGACCCGCGACTGCACCAGCGTGATCCGCAGTTCGGTGCCGCCGCCGTCGACGACCAGCGCGAACGGGGTCCGCTCGAGGACGGTCAGCCCCAGGGTGTCGACATAGAACATCGACGACACGTCCAGGTCCGTGCTGGCCACGAACGCGACGAGTGCTCCGGGGAAGGCCATGTCCTCAACTGTGCGCCACCACGGACACCGCCCACAAGTACCGACCGGACATGCCGTCGTGACCCGGACCACAGGCAGGGGTTCCCACGGGTTACCGTCACAGGAACGGCAGGGTCGACCATCACCAGGAGGAATCACGTGACTACCGCAGGAGCCGACCGGACGGGCCCGCTCGCGGGCATCCGCGTCGTCGAGTTCGCCGGCATCGGACCGGGCCCGCACGCGGCGACGCTGCTCGCCGATCTGGGGGCCGACGTGGTGCGGATCCAGCGTGCCGGCCAGCTCCCGGCCGAGGGGCAGGTGGGCGACCAGACCGCGCGCAACCGTCGCGTCGTCGAGGCGGACCTGAAGAACCCCGCCGACGTCGAGAAGGTCCTCGAACTGCTCGGCCGCGCCGACGTCCTCATCGAGGGCTTCCGCCCCGGCGTCATGGAGCGGATGGGGCTCGGACCCGACGTCGCCCTCGACCGCTGCCCGCGGCTGGTCTACGGCCGCATGACCGGCTGGGGCCAGGACGGCCCGCTCGCGCACTCGGCGGGCCACGACATCAACTACATCTCCCTCACGGGTGTGCTGCACGCGATCGGCCGCAAGGGCGAGCGCCCGGTGCCGCCGCTGAACATGGTGGGCGACTTCGGCGGCGGCTCGATGTTCCTGCTGCTCGGCATCCTGGCCGCGCTGGTGGAACGGCAGACGTCGGGCCGGGGTCAGGTCATCGACGCCGCGATGGTCGACGGCACGCTGGCGCTGTCGCACATCATCTGGAACTTCCGCCGCAGCGGCATCTGGTCGGACGAGCGCGGCGTCAACATGCTCGACGGCGGTGCGCCGTACTACGACACGTACGAGACGTCCGACGGCAAGTACATGGCGGTCGGCGCCATCGAGCCGCAGTTCTACGCGGAACTGCTGAAGGGCCTCGATCTGGACCCGGCGCAGCTGCCCGGCCAGCACGACGCCGCCCGCTGGCCCGAGCTGCGGCAGATCCTCACCGACCGCTTCCTGAGCAGGACCCGCGACGAGTGGACCAAGGTCTTCGACGGCACGGACGCCTGCACCACCCCGGTGCTCACGTTCGCGGAAGCCCCGCAGGATCCGCACGTCGCGGCGCGCGGCGCCGTCATCGAGATCGAGGGCGTGCCGCAGCACGCCCCCGCGCCGCGCTTCTCGCGTACGCCGTCGGCCACCCCGCAGCCGCCGGCCCGCTCGGCCACCGACGTCGATACTCTCTGGCGATAGGCGCTTCACGGCTCCGGCGACAGGCGCTCCGCGGCCCTGGCGAAAGGCGCTCCGCGCCCGGGCGCCTTTTCGGTAGCTGTCACTACCGAAAAGGCGCACCGGCCGCCCAGCGGCCTAGACGACCAGCGCCGGCTCGGCCGGGTCGACCGTGACCCCGAGCGCGTCGTACGCCGCGGCCACGCCCGCCACCGCGCGCCGGAGCTCGTCGGCCGGCCGCGCGTAGGGCAGCCGGATGTAGCGCTCGAACGCGCCCTCCACGCCGAAGCGCGGGCCCGCCGCCAGCACGACCCCGTGACTGGGGGCGGTCGCCGCGAGCGCGGTCGACACCGGTGCGGGCATCCGTAGCCAGAGCGACATACCGCCGGTCCCGACCGTGGGCACCCAGTCGGGCAGCCGGGCGGCCAGCTCGTCGAGCAGGACGGCCCGCTGGGCACGCAGGATCTCGCGCCGCGCCTCGACCGGGCCGTCGCCCGCGTCGAGCAGGTGCACCGCGGCGAGCTGGTCCATGACCGGCGTACCGAGGTCCGACGCGGACCGGGATCCGACCAGCCGGCCGATCAGTTCCGGTTCGGCGCGAATCCATCCCACCCGCAGGCCACCCCAGTGGGACTTGGACACCGACCCGATCGTCACCACCTCCGACAGACCCCGCCCGTGCGCCGCGACCGGCGCCGGCGGCGGCGCGTCGAGCCAGACGTCGACCATCGTCTCGTCGACCACCAGCGTCATCCGGGTCTCGCGCGCGATCCGGGCCAGCTCGGCGCGGCCGGCGTCGTCGAGGCACAGCCCGGTCGGGTTGTGGAAATCCGGGATCAGATAAGCCATCCCGGCCGCGGTCTGGCGCGCGGCACTGCGGATGCCGCCCAGATCCCACGCCCGCGACGCACCGCCCTCCGGACGCACCGGCACGGGAACCGGACGCCCACCCACCCGCCGGACCGCCGCCAACGCGTTGGGATACGTCGGATGGTCGACGAGGACCCGCTCCCCCGGCGCCGTGAGCACCCCGAGGAGCAGCCGGAACGCGTGCTGCGCACCCGAGGTGACCATGATCTGCGCCGGCGTCGTCTCGAGACCCCGCGCGCAGTAGCGGGCCGCGATGGCCTCGCGTAGCACCGCGATCCCGTGCGGCTCCATCCCGTGCGTGTCGAGGAAGGGGGGAAGTGCTTGCAGCGCAGCGCTGTACGCCTCCTGCACCTCGAGAACGGGGGCGACCATGGCCGCGTAGCTCAGATCCACGACGTCGCCGGCCTCGGGCCGACGGGCACTCCCGACGGCCGGCGCGCGGGGCGGAGCCGCCGGCATCGTCACGGTGCTCCGCGAGCCCTGTCGGCTGGACAGGAAACCCTCCTCACGCAGTACCGAGTAGGCGGTGGTGACGGTCGTCCGGCTCACCTGCAGCTCGCCGGCGAGTTCCCGCTCGCCCGGCAGCGCGGCACCGAGCGGGATGCGGCCGTCGTGCACGAGCAACCGGATCCCGTCGGCGAGGGCGCGGTACGCGGGCCGGCGTCCGGCGTCGTCGCGCCACCCACCGAGATCCCGCGAGACCGACCGCGCACCGACCGCATGCATCATCATGCGGTCCAGTATTCGAGTTCTGGCCATTTATATCAAGGCCACTTGCCCGACAGACTGACCGTCATGAGCACCGTCGTGACCCTGATCTGCATGGCCCTACTGGCCGGCTTCGTCTATTACTACCTCCCACCGGACCGGCCTCGACGGCTCTTTCGGCTCGAACAGTTCCGTCCTGCAGCGCCTTTGGCCGGAATCCTGGACGAGCCCGAGCGACCGGACGACGCGGTGGACGCGTCGGGCGGCGCACCGATCCCCGGCCAGGCCAGTACTACGGTACTGGACTGACCGCTCCGAACTGTGCGAGTCGAACCGCGGCCGGTATCGTGACCGCGTGAACGACACGGGGCCCGACGCGCTGCTGGACGGTCTGCGCGACGTCCTGGTCGGCCGCTTGTCCGACATCGGACGCCGGTTCTCGGCGCTGCTGGCCGACACCGTGCCGCACACCGCGCTGGTGATCTTCACGCGCGAGTGCACCGGCCGGCCCCGAAAGGTCGCCGGGGACCCGGACATCGTCGACCGGGTGACGATCGCCGAACTCGATTCCCTGCGTGCCGATCTCGCGCACGGACAGATCTTCTGCGGTCGCGCCGCCGTCGCCGGGCGCCTGCGGGAGGTGTACGCGATCCTCGACCGCACCGACACGCTGCTGGTGCTCGTCCCGGCGGGGCGGCCGCCGCGGCCGGCGGTGCTCGACACCGTCCGGGCGATGTTCGGCATCGTCGCCACCGCCATCCAGTTGCAGGTCCAGGGCGCCAGTCCGGCGTACCTGGCGGAGTCCCGCGCCGCGTCGGCGGAACGGGCGCGCACCATCGCCGAGCTCACCGAGGTGCACGCCACCACCCTCGAGACCTTGCTGGCGACGCTGCGCTCGCACGATCTCGACGACGACCGCGCCCGGTCCGCCGCCGGTGAGACGGCGTCGGCCGCACTGATCCGGCTGCGCACCACCGTCGACTCGCACCGCGAGTTCGCCGAGGAATCGGTGGTCACCGCGTTCGCCCGCCTGCGGGGCGAACTGCGCGGGCTGCTGCGCCACCGCGACCTCGAACTGGACCTGGTGGAGCCGGCGGTCGACG is part of the Rhodococcus sp. SGAir0479 genome and encodes:
- the yczR gene encoding MocR-like transcription factor YczR, which gives rise to MMMHAVGARSVSRDLGGWRDDAGRRPAYRALADGIRLLVHDGRIPLGAALPGERELAGELQVSRTTVTTAYSVLREEGFLSSRQGSRSTVTMPAAPPRAPAVGSARRPEAGDVVDLSYAAMVAPVLEVQEAYSAALQALPPFLDTHGMEPHGIAVLREAIAARYCARGLETTPAQIMVTSGAQHAFRLLLGVLTAPGERVLVDHPTYPNALAAVRRVGGRPVPVPVRPEGGASRAWDLGGIRSAARQTAAGMAYLIPDFHNPTGLCLDDAGRAELARIARETRMTLVVDETMVDVWLDAPPPAPVAAHGRGLSEVVTIGSVSKSHWGGLRVGWIRAEPELIGRLVGSRSASDLGTPVMDQLAAVHLLDAGDGPVEARREILRAQRAVLLDELAARLPDWVPTVGTGGMSLWLRMPAPVSTALAATAPSHGVVLAAGPRFGVEGAFERYIRLPYARPADELRRAVAGVAAAYDALGVTVDPAEPALVV
- a CDS encoding LuxR C-terminal-related transcriptional regulator, coding for MNDTGPDALLDGLRDVLVGRLSDIGRRFSALLADTVPHTALVIFTRECTGRPRKVAGDPDIVDRVTIAELDSLRADLAHGQIFCGRAAVAGRLREVYAILDRTDTLLVLVPAGRPPRPAVLDTVRAMFGIVATAIQLQVQGASPAYLAESRAASAERARTIAELTEVHATTLETLLATLRSHDLDDDRARSAAGETASAALIRLRTTVDSHREFAEESVVTAFARLRGELRGLLRHRDLELDLVEPAVDGRAVPGEVAHGARALVRGAVLSLSGQDEVTRIRVGWSCSDTELVVDVRDDGRGLADVGELERELRPRVETLDGTLTTESTSGWGSRVVASLPLQPPSTTPPSHHALADLGRRELEVLGHLVAGRRNRTIAERLGVSESTVKFHVAGVLRKLDVATRAEAAALGGEAGVRPVP